A stretch of the Capsicum annuum cultivar UCD-10X-F1 chromosome 10, UCD10Xv1.1, whole genome shotgun sequence genome encodes the following:
- the LOC107844906 gene encoding uncharacterized protein LOC107844906, whose translation MALNVVVVLFIAMLVLKEHNAMAGVIDCVKNYTTIENLAKCILDSGIPGTPCTFQCLTKSHVEDIPSCILHCFLPWGTISDETSNPTTTVYKIGCSLGLCSKFLNDNEIFGTCMKSCSENYCIGGNIALEKLKKKH comes from the exons atggCATTGAACGTTGTTGTAGTGTTGTTCATTGCAATGCTTGTGTTGAAAGAGCATAATGCTATGGCTGGTGTGATAGATTGTGTAAAGAATTACACAACTATTGAGAACTTAGCTAAGTGCATCCTTGACAGTGGCATACCCGGCACACCATGTACATTTCAATGTTTAACTAAatctcatgttgaggacatacCTAGCTGTATCCTCCATTGCTTTTTGCCATGGGGAACAATTTCTGATGAGACTTCAAACCCTACTACTACTGTTTATAAGATTGGATGTTCTCTTGGTCTTTGTTCCAAATTTCTCAATG ATAATGAGATATTTGGAACTTGCATGAAAAGCTGCAGTGAGAACTATTGCATTGGTGGCAATATTGCTCtagaaaagcttaagaagaagcaCTAA